The following nucleotide sequence is from Harmonia axyridis chromosome 5, icHarAxyr1.1, whole genome shotgun sequence.
ATTGAGACGAGTAAGACAGTTGGTCATCCTCAACCTTTAGAAAAATGGGGTCTCCCAAGAAACATCGATGCAGCCTTGTCGTGGAAAGATGGTAAGGAAAATtgcaaaacaaaatattgaccTCCAGTGAAGATTTCTTgtattgaacaatttttttcacaggcAATACATATTTCTTCAAAGATGACTTGTATTGGGTTTTATACAGAAGGATATCTGCTCTGAAGAAAACTCCTATGTATACGAAGCAATGGCTGGGATGTCcttaaaaaatatcaatttgatgatctcaaataattttttcaagtacTGAAAAGCGCCAACACAACAATCCACACAAAACTTCAACGATGAAAGCTACATAAGATAGGGTGAAATTgagatatacaaaaaaaaaacattatatcccaaatatatttattgtataCCAGTATAAATCTTAAAATAGCTCAATTCTTATTCACCACTCTAAACTTTTTCCATCGTACTGATAGAAACCTCCATTGTGATTTTCATTcaagttttcaatgaaattcattATGTGAGAAATACTCTCATCCACACTTAGAGGTGCTCCTGGACCACCCATATCCGTTTTGACCCATCCAGGATGAAGGGCAGTAGCCAGTATACCATCTTTCTTCAAATCAAGACTCAAAGACTTGGTAGCCATATTTAAGGCAGCCTGAAAAAGGAAATATTTGGCATAATTTTATATCTTGCATATCTACTATTCAATACTTTTGGAGAAACCATTGCCAAAAGAAGAAGATGTCATTCTGTGTGCCTATCCACAGAGTATTATTAGATTGTACTCTATGGATTGTATAGTTTGACACAAGGTCAAATGGTGAAGAAAAACGGGCAATATAATCAAAATTTTAGTTTCGTGTtggtatttttttaataaatacaAAAAGACTTGAGGTAGAAGAAGCTCTACCTACTATCAAGTAAGGGTAACCGATGAAGTCCAGCGACAATGGTGGAGGAGGTAagttttctttaatttttccgGTATCCTTGAGTTTAAATTTTGCTAAACCGATTCAAATTGACAAATCTTAGAAATTAATTTCACctcaaggaaaataatcaaaattgcatgtttttttcggcaaaatAGCAATATTGGTACTACTTGTGATCGAGAACAATTTGTTCCAATTtcgataccaaaaatattggtatttttttaatattcggacTATATCAAattgtttattcatttgataGTTCGGTCTTCCTATTGTGAATAAATattgaagtaatttttttcatacaaacaGTAAATTTTCAAGAGAACAAACaagattttaaaatttgaagaaaaagcgAAGTTAAATCGAGATagagaacaaaaaaatatttttgacggTCAGTTTAACCTATCTAACACACAATTTTGGTCGATCTATAAGCATCAATTTGTCAAGGACGTCACAACCCCTTGGAAAAGATCAATATTCATCAAGTGAAAATATTAATGAGGCCATATGAAATTGCTCTCAAATTATATTGTTCTGAAATCTTATCAGTTCGATGATGAACATGCATATTGCATATCACATGATTATTAGGTACCTGAAAAATTGTAATTATGAAAACGTCTGCAAATATGGGGAAAGATAACGGTAAATGTTTTCATAGGTatctgaaattcaaataacacTGATCCTACTTAGGAAAAAATCACGCATTGTATATTTCACACGGAGAATGCTGTTATTCTGTTCTATTCGAAATCTCGTAACTCTAAAACTATCGAGAATAGGATTATTTGATCGTAAAATGCATTTCAAGCAGTTCTGAACAATTTTGGATGGGTGGATGTATGTCTGTGTGTCCGCAAACCTTGAAACAGTCTTAACTTAAATGCAATTTGGTATGGACTTTCAATTTGGGCCCTAGATGAAGGAATTCAGATTTTCGAGATGAGGGCTGGACTGGGCCTTATAAATATGGGCcctcaaacgttttgttttcgagataaagggtgttttttttagagctatagaactttaaattgcaataaaacaacgatggattattctattgacatgaattttatttatccgcaaaataatcttgtggcattacattgtaaatatgatttctggcatatgaccgccagggctggctcagatgtagtccaatccggacgtccaattttcgatgactttttccaacatttgtggccgtatatcggcaataacacggcgaatgttgtcttcctaaTGGTcatgggtttgtggctcatccgcatagaccaatgactttacatagccccacagaaagtagtctagcggtgttaaatcacaagatcttggaggccaattcacaggtccaaacgtGTCttacaataaatcgattgtggcacgagctgtgtgacatgttgcgccgtcttgttggaaccacagctcctggacatcatggttgttcaatttaggaatgaaaaagttagtaatcatggctctataccgatcaccattgactgtaacgttctggccatcatcgtttttgaagaagtacggaccaatgattccaccagcccataaagcgcaccaaacagtcagtttttctggatgtaacggtgtttcaacatacacttgaggattagcttcactccaaatgcagcagttttgtttgttgacgtagccattcaaccagaagtgcgcttcatcgctaaacaaaataaaatggacgtagtgcgcgatacgtattccgcacagaactattattttcgaaatgaaattgcactatttgcaagcgttgttcaggcgtgagtctattcatgatgaattgccaaaccaaactgagaataaatcacttgacagctgttaaatcggtcgccatcttgaacagtaatgccaacttaaaattatatacttcgaaaaaaaacaccctataggaatttttcctcaaaattatccaaggaatctctcattttcctttctacctccaatttaagaacacctTTTTATTATCATAAAGTAAAAGTACTCACTTTGGAGCACCTGTAGGGGTAGAGACCACCTTCTTTATTGAGTCCTATAGATCCCAGAATAGATGTCATGTTGATAACTGCACTCTCCGCggagaattttttttgggaGTTTTCAGCGCCTTTTTTCAAGAGAGGGAGCAGGGCCtgtaattcaaatttaataaaaattcccgccgattaaattttttttttcgtaaaacCCACCTTGGTTAGCATAATAGGACCTATTACGTTTGTCTGAAAGGTCTCAGTCAGCTGCTCAGTCTTCAAGAAGAGTATCCTTGTGGATTTTGGTGAATAACCGGCATTGTTGATGAGCAAATTTAGACCATCGTCTTTTACAATGTTCTCTACTTCCCTTGAGAAATTCTCGAAAGTTTCCGTATTACGGATATCTACCAAAATAATTTATTACGATAATTCAATATCGGTTGTTCTTGAGTACAGGACTTCCCAAATACGATGCTTATTGAAAGCAcatcgagaactataagacttataGAAAAAATctcttatttcgaaataataagatatcagaaattctTATAGTTTccgagatgctttcagtaagccacgaatttgggacaccctgtacaatttatTCATACTCCTTACCCAAGTTGAGAATCCGAACATTTGGATGTAGGGCAGCTATCTGATGTaaatcctgaaaattttaattcgaCGTCATTCACTTGTATGAATTCTATCTGATTTAAtatcttcattatttcaaattgctaCTCCCATTTAAGCCTTTTCTATTTTTACCCGTATCCATGTTGTAGAACATATTTAATTTTCCAATTATCTTTCAGTATCCCCaattatttaatgaaaaagAAAACACGGAAAATTCCAAGGCGAAATATCGCCTGCAACCCAACATACATTAATGATGATGTCGTTCACTACGCTCATTCAGTAATCAGGAATAGTGACATGGCATTTTAATAATTTGTTACATCACCCATTCTAGATTCCACTAGAATTATTGTGATAATGGTACATTAAAAATGACTAAACACAATCGTGGAGGTGGGAGTGAAAACATCGATCGAATCCCAAGGTTTCATGCAAATAAATGATCGGACAACGAACAAGACCTTAGACAGACGATCAACACTGCTAGCTTCATCTATTTGATTGTCGTTTATAGCGCCGATTCGGGAACCAACTTCACGTAGTGGCAGTCGTATTTCCACGACGAAGTGGTCAACTGACAGATTCGAAGGAAAGTTTTAACCGTAAAGTTTTTCAACATCCGTTTGATACGCTTGAAGTGTCCTCTCCTCTAACCGACGGTTTATCAAATAATTTCCTTCGAGAATGGCTCCAACAGGTGAGAATTAAAACATAGATAACATTTGTAACTTAACCTTACCTTAGCCTTTTCGATATCCCGGCAAGTTCCAATAATGTATTTCGGTTGAATATCCTGTGTCACTATACGTTTTATCAGCCCTAAGCCAAGGCCCCTATTCGAACCTGTCACTAATATGGATTTCATGATATCCTATATATAGGATGTTTATATTATCACTGATTTCACTTAATTCTACACATTCCTTTAGTGATCATCGAGTTAAGCTCTATCAAGGTCATCGAAATCAATGGCTGCAGTTTTTTGTTTTAGAAATGCCACAATACGTGGAATCTGTCAGTTCAAAAAGCAGAATTTTGTTCTAGTGCAAAATAGGTTCGGCAAAAATTTGAGATGTTATAGCACAAGTGAGTCGCTATTCTTTAAGGCTGATTACACCATTTTTTGTCTTATCTACATGGTTAACCTTCAAATAGTGTCAAGTTGTGAAATATTTTAGTGGTAAGATTAGGAGGACAAAGAAATTCGAACTAAATTAACCACCTTGTCTTCTAATCTATAATGAACGGCGTATAGGGCTTCACTTTATTAATTACCTGAATAGCAATCTAATTGGAAATGTTGCATGACCTAACCCTTTCTAAGTTAATGAAGAATGTGGCAATACTTTGAGTAGGACAATAGTTTTTCCGAAATTAGTTGTCGTGACGTCATAACAATTAAAGGTTATCAAATTGGATTTTCCGATCAGTAATTCCGAAATTTGGAGCGTTATTAATAACATAATCTTCATAATATATCCTAATGTATTCGCTTGAAATGATAGTAAGAAAGCAATTGTATTCAAATTAGAAATAAATACTGGATTTTTGCTTACTCTTATGCTAACACATTGGACACACTCATTTTCATTCTTGTTAGCTCTGTTTACGTAAAATTCGAATACACGTaagtaataatttaattttcgttGAATTACACTTCATCttaataattggaaaaaaaacatCGCGAATTCAgtaatattcgaaaaatacataATGAAATGATGGTTCTATACCCAATCAGAACTTACAGGTGAACTGAAATTGTATTTCCTGATAACAGAGATTGCAATTGTTGTGTAATTCATTCGAGAGATCTGAGCTCTATATTATTAGGAATTTAATCTGCTATCATCCTAATCACATAACATGATCGTTTATATTGGATAAAAAGAAAGTATATCATCCCATTTCTCCATTGTACTTCTTCAAAGATGGATACTTCGGTTTGCGCGAAttgtttcacgaaaaaaaagaataaattgaCATTCATAGCGAGTCACCATTGTGATTGCAATGAGGGGTTTTCTTCTAGGGGTGAgttggaaacattttttttgaggAACGGAATtgtcaatgaaaatttttttgttgtttttctctctACATTTTTGTTACTTTCTCACGTTATCCATTGGTTTATCtttagttttcttatattttttgttaatttctagtttgttcgaaaaattttgatttgaggGGAAATTTTCAAgtgttttttgttaatttttcttTATACAATTTTTGCTGATTCATTGGCAgctctatatatttttttaacggGATAAATTTTGATTGTCCTTCGAAATAAATAAGaaacaatcgtaaatggttcaTGAAATTGCCCAATCTCTACACAaatcaaaatttccaataaatccTCTCCAAGTCATTTTTTCTCTGTTTCtaaatttctagaaaaaaacaaGGTGAttagataaaaaattaatcCTGAATATCTACTGAATTTGATCAATATCTAGAGATTTTGATCCTCTATAACGGGAAATTTAATCAATTATGATTTTAATCTCACTTTGGAAGTGAAAAAGCTAATCTGTGCATTTGAACTACTCCAGTATGAAAGTAGATAACAGAATATAAAATTCTCAAGAAAATCAATCATTACTGGATCATATTTCATCGATATTTTTTTAACAGAAGTTTTTTTTAATAGGTGAAACCCCTGAATATGATTTGGTGGTTATCGGTGGTGGATCAGGTGGTTTGGCAGCAGCCAAAGAAGCTTCAAATTTGGGTGCTAAAGTAGCCGTCTTGGATTACGTCACTCCTTCACCGAGGGGTACGAAATGGGGTCTTGGAGGTACATGCGTGAATGTGGGCTGCATACCCAAGAAGCTGATGCACCAGGCTGCACTCTTGGGAGAGGCTATAGAAGTAAGTAACATCTGAGGAAGATTCTTGTTTTGAATTGGTCGATTATCTTGCTATTGCATTGCAGTATGTAATTATGCAAATGTAAGTAGATATTGTGGGAAAAACTATGTTTCCACAATCTGTACTATCATTTCATATAATTAATAAACCATGAGTACGCGTTTGCTATCAAAGTATTTCTATCTATGATTGTAATATAAACAGATTATTGTATTATATAGTTATTTTTGGCTTATTCACCTTGATTTAGGAGTGGATAGAGATTTGAAGCATTTTATACTCAGTGACATTAGCAGGAAATAGTAACTTTACTTGATTCTTTCAAAGCAGATCAACTA
It contains:
- the LOC123680954 gene encoding C-factor isoform X1; the encoded protein is MKSILVTGSNRGLGLGLIKRIVTQDIQPKYIIGTCRDIEKAKDLHQIAALHPNVRILNLDIRNTETFENFSREVENIVKDDGLNLLINNAGYSPKSTRILFLKTEQLTETFQTNVIGPIMLTKALLPLLKKGAENSQKKFSAESAVINMTSILGSIGLNKEGGLYPYRCSKAALNMATKSLSLDLKKDGILATALHPGWVKTDMGGPGAPLSVDESISHIMNFIENLNENHNGGFYQYDGKSLEW
- the LOC123680954 gene encoding C-factor isoform X2, whose protein sequence is MSVVNDIIINDLHQIAALHPNVRILNLDIRNTETFENFSREVENIVKDDGLNLLINNAGYSPKSTRILFLKTEQLTETFQTNVIGPIMLTKALLPLLKKGAENSQKKFSAESAVINMTSILGSIGLNKEGGLYPYRCSKAALNMATKSLSLDLKKDGILATALHPGWVKTDMGGPGAPLSVDESISHIMNFIENLNENHNGGFYQYDGKSLEW